The proteins below come from a single Rhizobium sp. BT04 genomic window:
- a CDS encoding N-acetyltransferase translates to MATIGADRSLTQASISSQNLPLVRRLEAVGFRAWPAASVQYDGSWQVRLTAGHPSNRLNSIVPLDPSDHRDVEIRLEKASRKFEAYGRAAVIRQTPLASPVLIELLSAQSWTRFDETVVMTCDLAEAALPDTLDHLPTHDVGRFVDANLAVERAPLSLKPALAEIISAIKPPSGLFMIENAADGPLATVLCVQDNDLAGIMSLSVSETRRREGLGTEILTSALRWARMRSARSAWLQVKLSNRPAIALYERLGFRDAYHYCYWQREPR, encoded by the coding sequence ATGGCGACTATCGGAGCTGATCGTTCATTGACGCAGGCATCCATTTCTTCACAGAATCTGCCGCTGGTGCGCAGGCTGGAGGCCGTCGGCTTCCGTGCCTGGCCGGCGGCGTCGGTGCAATATGACGGCAGCTGGCAGGTGCGGCTGACGGCCGGCCATCCGTCCAACCGGCTGAATTCGATCGTGCCGCTCGATCCTTCGGATCATCGCGACGTCGAAATCCGCCTGGAAAAGGCGAGCCGGAAGTTCGAGGCCTATGGCCGCGCCGCCGTCATCCGCCAGACGCCGCTTGCTTCGCCTGTCCTGATCGAGCTTCTCAGCGCGCAGAGCTGGACGCGGTTCGACGAGACTGTGGTGATGACCTGCGACCTTGCCGAGGCCGCGTTGCCGGATACGCTCGATCACCTGCCGACCCATGATGTCGGCCGTTTCGTCGACGCCAACCTTGCCGTCGAGCGGGCACCACTGAGCTTGAAGCCGGCGCTCGCCGAAATCATTTCGGCGATCAAGCCGCCATCGGGCCTGTTCATGATCGAGAATGCGGCGGACGGCCCGCTGGCGACCGTGCTCTGCGTACAGGACAACGACCTTGCCGGCATCATGTCGCTTTCGGTCTCCGAGACGCGGCGGCGCGAGGGACTCGGCACCGAGATCCTGACCTCGGCGCTGCGCTGGGCGCGCATGCGCAGCGCCCGATCGGCCTGGCTGCAGGTGAAGCTGTCCAACCGTCCGGCCATCGCCCTCTATGAACGCCTCGGCTTTCGCGATGCCTATCATTATTGTTATTGGCAGCGGGAGCCGCGATGA